A window of the Loxodonta africana isolate mLoxAfr1 chromosome 3, mLoxAfr1.hap2, whole genome shotgun sequence genome harbors these coding sequences:
- the LOC100653950 gene encoding olfactory receptor 2G3-like encodes MQDFTWENHSSVSEFILLGFSRDSQINAILFSIFLFLYLSTLVGNGLIVTLIQLDSNLHTPMYFFLSVLSMLDMSYITTTVPQMLVHLVCQKKTITYVGCVAQMYIFLVLGITEGWLFSVMSYDRYVAICHPLRYKVIMSPWLCGAMVVFCGLWGVSCSLIYTVFTMHLPYCGLNEINHFFCEVPAVLKLACTGTSLNDRVDFILGFILLLVPLSVILASYVCIFATILRIRSTPGQLKAFSTCASHITVVTMFCGPAMFMYMNPGANASLERDKKLALFYNVISAFLNPIIYSLRNKDVKRAFLKVTGWSKTTE; translated from the coding sequence ATGCAGGACTTCACATGGGAGAACCACAGCTCTGTGTCTGAGTTCATCCTTCTGGGCTTTTCCAGAGACTCCCAAATAAATGCAATTCTCTTCAGCATattcctcttcctctacctctcCACACTTGTGGGCAATGGGCTCATTGTTACACTGATTCAACTGGACTCCAAcctccacacacccatgtacttcttcctcagtGTCCTCTCCATGCTGGACATGAGCTACATCACCACCACTGTGCCCCAGATGTTGGTGCATCTGGTCTGCCAGAAGAAAACTATCACCTATGTTGGATGTGTGGCCCAGATGTACATATTCCTCGTATTGGGCATCACTGAGGGCTGGCTTTTCTCTGTCATGTCCTATGATAGatatgtggccatctgccaccCACTCAGGTACAAAGTTATCATGAGCCCATGGTTATGTGGAGCAATGGTGGTTTTTTGTGGGCTGTGGGGTGTCAGCTGTTCCCTAATCTACACTGTCTTCACTATGCATCTGCCTTATTGTGGCCTAAATGAGATCAACCACTTCTTCTGTGAGGTCCCTGCTGTCCTGAAGCTGGCCTGTACAGGCACATCCCTCAATGACCGGGTAGATTTCATCCTGGGCTTCATCCTTCTCCTGGTACCTCTTTCTGTCATTCTGGCCTCTTATGTGTGCATCTTTGCCACCATTTTGAGAATTCGCTCAACTCCGGGTCAACTTAAAGCCTTTTCCACCTGTGCATCCCATATCACTGTGGTCACCATGTTCTGTGGACCTGCCATGTTTATGTACATGAACCCTGGGGCTAACGCCTCCCTAGAGAGGGACAAGAAATTGGCCCTGTTCTACAATGTCATCTCCGCCTTTCTCAACCCCATCATCTACAGCCTCCGTAACAAGGACGTGAAGAGGGCTTTCCTCAAGGTAACAGGCTGGAGTAAGACCACTGAGTGA